A genomic region of Mesobacillus jeotgali contains the following coding sequences:
- the fsa gene encoding fructose-6-phosphate aldolase yields MKFFIDTANMEEIREAYTLGILSGVTTNPSLVAKEKNVKFEDRLKEITELVPGSVSAEVIALDAEGMIKEGKELAAIAPNITIKVPMTPEGLKAVSVFSKEGIKTNVTLVFSANQALLAARAGATYVSPFLGRLDDIGHNGLDLISTIAEIFTIHGIDTEIIAASIRHPQHVTDAALRGAHIATVPYKVIQQMFNHPLTDKGIEAFLKDWESREK; encoded by the coding sequence ATGAAGTTTTTTATCGATACTGCAAATATGGAAGAAATTCGCGAGGCATACACTCTAGGGATTTTATCCGGTGTCACCACAAACCCATCGCTCGTAGCAAAAGAGAAGAATGTGAAATTTGAAGACCGCTTGAAGGAAATCACTGAACTAGTTCCTGGTTCCGTCAGCGCAGAAGTCATCGCACTAGATGCAGAAGGCATGATCAAAGAGGGAAAAGAGCTAGCAGCAATCGCTCCAAACATCACGATCAAAGTGCCAATGACCCCAGAAGGGTTGAAGGCCGTTTCTGTTTTCTCAAAAGAGGGAATCAAGACGAACGTAACACTTGTTTTCAGCGCAAATCAAGCATTGCTGGCAGCAAGAGCGGGCGCTACATATGTATCTCCATTCCTTGGCCGCCTGGATGACATCGGCCATAACGGACTCGACCTGATTTCAACGATTGCCGAAATCTTCACCATCCATGGAATCGACACAGAAATCATCGCCGCGTCCATCCGCCATCCACAGCACGTAACAGACGCAGCACTAAGAGGAGCACACATCGCAACCGTACCATACAAAGTAATCCAGCAAATGTTCAACCACCCACTGACTGATAAAGGGATAGAAGCATTTTTGAAAGACTGGGAGTCTAGGGAGAAGTAA